The sequence TTGTTTCCAGGGGCCGGCAAACATGCTCAGCAGTGAGGGCACAGCTTTTACCGGGTGTCGCAATGGATAGATGATCTCTGCATCGGGAAAACAATCAAGAATGAAATGCAGGCGCCCGGTAGAAAACACATTTTTAACCAACAGCTTTCTGTCGGGATTGGTAGCATAGTGTATGCGCTTTAAACTACTGATATAAAAGTCCTTGAACCTGGCTTTTTCTTTTTCCGGGGCACGATCAAAAAAATGCAGGAATTCAAATTCACGAATCCAGGGTGAAAGCAGAAAAACTGCCGGGGAAAGCCCCGCATAAACAAAAAGCGTTTCATCTTCCTCGCTGCGTTTGAAACCCATTGGGTGGATGTTTTTCCAACCCCCAAACACCATGTTTTCAATTTTGTCCAAAACCCTTTGAAAGGGGCGGCCAATTTTATTGTCAACGGCTGCCAAAGCACTGATGGCCTTAATGTAAGTTACACAGGGGAAAATGGTGTGGTACAAGAGCGTGCTGCTGTATTTGTTTTTGTCCATGCTGAGCAGGCGATGTAGTAGGGTAGTGCCACTGCGCGGATTACTGATGATAAAAAGGGGCGCTTTAATTTCATTATCCCGGTAAGCGGGAAAAAGGATTTTGTCCAACAGGCGCCCAATACTTAGGATCAGCATCAACAGCAAATGCAGGGATAAAAAGAATAAAGTGAAAGCAAGCCTCCTGAAAGAAAAATGCCGGACTATATTGCAATAAATTATTTTTCCTATAGTCTTGCTTTGGAGATAGAAAATTTCCGATAGTGAAAACTGCATGTTGAAATTTCTACCAAAGAAAGTATGCTGTAACTATAGAAGCGCATAAGTATGCTGCATTAAAGACCGAATAATTCAATTGGCTGTTCGAATAAAACAAAAAATGGGTTTTGGAGTGGGTTATCCAGCATATCCAGACCTTCAAGTAGAAAACTTGAGTACTTTTCAGAATATTGCTCTAAGTATAAAAAAACCCTGAGAATCAATTGACTCCAGGGCTTTTATTTAGGGTTTCGACTATCCAGTGAATGTAGTGTGGCGTTTTTATTTTTTTAAAAACGCCTTATTTCCAAAAGCATTACGCTTCATCTTTTGTTGTGCGCACCAGGCCAATACCGGAAATGAAAAATATGAAACCGAGTGACCCGTATATAATAGGAGCTTTGATTCCCTGTAGTCCGTTAGTGGAATTGGCAAACAGAATGGCAGCGAATATCAAGCCGCCTATTCCCAGAACAGTAAGGACTGCTCCAAAGATTCTTTTGAGATTCATGTTGTTTGTTTAGAATTTAAACGCAAACCCTATATTGGCTAAACTTTGTCCAAAGCCTACTTCTGCAGTTACTCCTACATTAGGCTTAAAGTAATAGCGAATACCGGCATGAAGTCCACCGAATGCAAGAGGGGCAATACGCCTGGTTTCTACCTCATTTATTTTGTTTCTGTAAAATGTAATGGCTATGCCACTTCCCGCACTTACTCCACCATAGATATCCAATTTGTCGGCATGTAGGTTTTTACTGGATTTATCGGCTATCAGTTGATAAAAGTGAAAATTGGAGAGAATGCCGAAAGGAATGTTTACTTCCCCTCTGTAATGATTTGACCATCTGCTTCTTCCACCAACACCTGTTGAAAATCCGAGCCCTACATATTTGTGAATACCAAATTCCATCTGCAAATTGAACTGCCCGGTCAGTGGTTTGTAACTTCGGTGATTGCCTCTAAAATCTTCGTGATAGTAATTGTCAAAGTGGTAAAACTGAGAAGCGCCAACGCCAATTGTTAAAACCTTTGAGTTTCTTTCCCAAGCCTGAGCTTCTACCGGAGTAGAAGTCAGTGCTAAAATGGAAGTTATTAAAATTAATAAAATATATTTCATTTGTTGTTTTTTTTAAGTATTATTTAATATGATAACAGCTTCTACTATTTTTAACCTCAATTCGTATTCTTAACTGTAAGATCATTTAATGCTTGTGTAAGTTGATCCATATCGTGGTTAAATTC is a genomic window of Chitinophagales bacterium containing:
- a CDS encoding sulfotransferase, which translates into the protein MQFSLSEIFYLQSKTIGKIIYCNIVRHFSFRRLAFTLFFLSLHLLLMLILSIGRLLDKILFPAYRDNEIKAPLFIISNPRSGTTLLHRLLSMDKNKYSSTLLYHTIFPCVTYIKAISALAAVDNKIGRPFQRVLDKIENMVFGGWKNIHPMGFKRSEEDETLFVYAGLSPAVFLLSPWIREFEFLHFFDRAPEKEKARFKDFYISSLKRIHYATNPDRKLLVKNVFSTGRLHFILDCFPDAEIIYPLRHPVKAVPSLLSMFAGPWKQHSPEIKAGAQEFQDFADLAIAYYRYFFNEKNNIKQNRIYVLRYKDLVKSPEKSIRNIYEHFGFSGTPTFWLTLEKECQKSKNYKSKHKYDTGEFGISREYINKQLADIIQNYWPEKNKVKELVEK